The following coding sequences lie in one Oncorhynchus nerka isolate Pitt River linkage group LG14, Oner_Uvic_2.0, whole genome shotgun sequence genomic window:
- the LOC115119642 gene encoding uncharacterized protein LOC115119642 → MQSQGSTSSQPSVDSLSSSDSYLFNHSEQAEDDTDVFLSERSPAVILGTGGMVRGNGSAGAESPESQWACDGFTDREEEESLGSEVTGGHPRVTAERQRTRETEREKTEGDLLFAQKCAELQGFVRPLLELLNGLKGGRFDRGLSSFQQSAAMDRIQRIVGVLRRPSIGEKYMNTLLQVETMLKMWFPQVSPFAPPTAPTLFPPHLSPRDSPSSTPPHRHRDQSHIPVKKRRLSWSDTDSDTPPPVLFKRLNAGGGEERRKEGGDVPSATSGVPPHPQDPTSDQENERKEDEDSKEREGESSSNKAGLCSEPGPTSVLVVPILSPWKPMEGKQLLPVMPPPTTRGGPAMQDSVISSTTPFNNLQSQQQPIRCQSQPVAGKTGKKTVKTCQGRVQAHSITAKPLKRGECKSRVNSAPL, encoded by the exons ATGCAATCACAGGGCAGCACTTCCTCCCAGCCCTCTGTTGATTCGCTGAGCTCCAGTGACAGCTACCTGTTCAACCACTCTGAGCAGGCGGAGGATGACACTGACGTCTTCCTGTCTGAACGCTCCCCCGCCGTCATCCTCGGCACTGGGGGCATGGTCAGGGGCAACGGGAGTGCCGGGGCAGAGAGTCCCGAGTCCCAGTGGGCGTGTGACGGCTTCACTGACCGCGAGGAGGAGGAGTCACTGGGTTCAGAGGTCACTGGAGGTCACCCCAGGGTCACAgctgagagacagagaacaagagagacggagagagagaagacagagggagacctGCTCTTTGCCCAGAAG tgtgCTGAGCTGCAGGGATTTGTAAGGCCCCTACTGGAGCTGCTGAATGGACTGAAGGGGGGACGATTTGACCGTG GTCTGAGTAGTTTCCAGCAGAGTGCAGCCATGGACCGCATCCAGAGGATCGTAGGGGTCTTACGGAGACCCAGCATCGG GGAAAAGTATATGAACACTCTTCTCCAGGTGGAGACGATGCTGAAGATGTGGTTTCCACAGGTGTCCCCCTTTGCCCCACCTACCGCCCCTACCCTCttcccccctcacctctccccccgGGACAGCCCCAGCAGCACCCCCCCACACAGGCACAGAGACCAGTCGCACATCCCTGTGAAG aagcGCAGACTGAGTTGGTCAGACACAGACTCTGACACCCCTCCTCCTGTACTCTTTAAGAGGCTCAACgccggtggaggagaggagaggaggaaggaggggggagaCGTCCCCTCGGCAACTTCAGGGGTACCCCCACACCCCCAGGACCCCACCAGCGAccaagagaatgagagaaaggaagatgaggacagcaaagagagagagggagaatcatCAAGCAACAAAGCGGGGCTCTGTTCTGAGCCCGGTCCCACCTCGGTCCTTGTAGTGCCCATCCTTTCTCCCTGGAAACCAATGGAGGGGAAACAGCTGCTGCCTGTCATGCCACCTCCCACCACCAGGGGCGGTCCAGCCATGCAGGACAGCGTAATCTCTTCCACCACGCCCTTCAACAACCTCCAAAGCCAGCAGCAGCCAATCCGGTGCCAAAGCCAGCCTGTTGCCGGGAAGACTGGGAAAAAGACAGTAAAGACCTGTCAGGGGCGGGTCCAGGCTCATTCAATCACGGCAAAGCCTTTGAAAAGGGGGGAGTGTAAGAGCAGGGTTAACTCCGCCCCTTTATAG